One Primulina huaijiensis isolate GDHJ02 unplaced genomic scaffold, ASM1229523v2 scaffold35849, whole genome shotgun sequence DNA segment encodes these proteins:
- the LOC140968373 gene encoding probable serine/threonine-protein kinase PBL17 — MGSCFSVVEDEQQYTDSKSSGHKPGVCEELVSPRKVNSVNSNAIVVISKDIMDLRQRPVNGDLDIFTYEEMKLATKHFRPDQVLGDGGFGIVYKGMIDDNVRPGYKTTRVAIKELDPEGLQGDREWLAEVNYLGQLRHPNLVKLVGYCCEGDHRLLVYEYMASGSLERHLFHRVRATLSWHKRLKIALDTAKGLAFLHDVDNPIIYRDFKTSNILLDVDFNAKLSDFGLARVGPTGDQTHVSTRVMGTYGYAAPEYVMTGHLTARSDVYGFGVVLLEMLIGRRAMDKSRPSREHNLVEWARPILNHNKKLLRILDPRIEGQYSTKVLMKVAHLAYQCLSQNPKGRPVMSQVIEILEPLVTQEANEDETILLNGGACVTLYEVPKKLAETPMGKKADITKSESHRETEHAKGKHVNGRSKSEPPKEDFLCSSFQE, encoded by the exons ATGGGTTCTTGTTTCAGTGTTGTAGAAGATGAACAACAGTACACCGATAGCAAATCTTCCGGTCACAAACCAG GTGTTTGTGAAGAGTTGGTGTCACCGAGAAAAGTGAACTCTGTGAATTCAAACGCCATCGTGGTAATTTCAAAAGACATAATGGATCTACGTCAAAGGCCTGTGAATGGTGATCTTGATATCTTCACTTACGAGGAGATGAAACTGGCCACCAAACACTTCCGGCCAGATCAGGTTCTTGGTGATGGTGGGTTTGGTATCGTCTATAAAGGAATGATTGATGATAATGTGCGGCCTGGTTACAAGACAACTCGAGTCGCCATTAAAGAGCTTGATCCCGAGGGCCTTCAGGGAGACCGAGAATGGCTG GCAGAAGTCAATTATTTAGGGCAACTTCGACACCCAAATCTGGTGAAACTGGTCGGCTATTGCTGCGAGGGTGATCACAGACTTTTGGTTTATGAATATATGGCATCTGGGAGCTTGGAGAGACACCTTTTTCACC GAGTACGCGCCACCTTATcatggcacaagagattgaagATTGCTTTGGACACTGCAAAAGGGCTTGCTTTTCTTCATGATGTGGATAATCCTATAATATACAGGGATTTTAAGACGTCTAACATTTTGCTAGATGTG GATTTTAATGCAAAGCTCTCCGACTTCGGATTGGCTAGGGTCGGCCCAACTGGAGATCAAACCCATGTTTCAACCCGAGTGATGGGTACTTATGGTTATGCTGCCCCCGAGTATGTGATGACTG GACATTTAACTGCACGAAGCGATGTTTATGGTTTTGGGGTCGTTTTACTTGAAATGCTCATTGGAAGGCGTGCAATGGATAAAAGCAGGCCTAGTCGAGAGCATAATCTAGTCGAGTGGGCTCGTCCAATCCTCAACCACAACAAGAAGCTTTTGAGAATACTTGATCCTAGAATTGAAGGGCAATACTCCACTAAAGTTCTCATGAAAGTGGCCCATCTAGCATATCAATGCCTCAGTCAAAACCCGAAAGGAAGGCCTGTAATGAGCCAAGTAATCGAAATTCTCGAGCCCCTGGTGACACAAGAAGCTAATGAAGACGAAACGATTCTACTGAATGGAGGTGCCTGTGTAACACTTTATGAGGTTCCGAAAAAATTGGCAGAAACTCCAATGGGGAAGAAGGCGGACATAACAAAGAGTGAGAGCCATCGAGAAACCGAGCATGCAAAGGGTAAACATGTTAATGGAAGGAGCAAAAGTGAGCCTCCAAAGGAGGACTTTCTTTGTAGTTCTTTTCAAGAATGA
- the LOC140968372 gene encoding TORTIFOLIA1-like protein 2: MKSHVNLVKGKASSRMTGQQAAFELKQRVVLALNKLADRDTCQIGVEELEKTIECLPHDGISPFLSCILDTDSEQKCAVRKECIRLMGKLATFHEILVAPHLGRMVASIVKRLKDTDSAVRDVCVETVGILASKLSGNRVETDNIFVVLVRPLFEALGEQNKQVQSGSALCLSRVIDNIHDPPSLVLQKMLARTVKLTKNPHFMAKPAVIELNRSIILAGGAPTPSSLSAALTSIQEAMKNSEWATRKAACTALGDIASCLVSSLGTFRNTVICCLESCRFDKVKPVRDAALQALQLWKNLPGLVTPEPSEAGSSVKGSSYTSDYGDVTSSSGSKLKDIKQMRPACELAKKRVPLSSQTAGGTNIEKSQQSGTNDWQIEIAIPKNQNLSVSENQYDESEGSSVTKRCENIFTDVSSTKNIGYNYVELDDKQEFSSASTLFTESIKSKVVPIHCDAFDDACLVNSTGTRQRFANDEASIEEQRYLTKVHDRTSLDSTVTESTSQIMLGCCLKTEKDLMLIRKQLLEIENKQSNLIDMVKAFTTTITDGMSVVQLKVSNLELVVDKIAQGLVHGGRYSDVLATKVVKSSPSIVSPRFSGSTPRASVESNGHPPLPPTKHAGIWENTFIRGRSNGYGKHNSDIWADATPKLSNKSFGKSSTPASFSSEIYEGQTRMKSNIFDSSPCIKSRLNKLEAKKNPRKVINDYILDRDLDFAYEEALCSRNEFLLFELLDKTGPVLENLSQKTGNELLSTLAKFLLKQRFVNSIIPWFQQLVDLSNIHGPTYLALSAKLKRDLITSIQESANVDGFKPAERKYFIELAKMMRHIWGNGPCQKIHSNMLKRDVVD; the protein is encoded by the exons ATGAAGTCACATGTAAATTTGGTGAAAGGGAAAGCTAGTTCCAGAATGACCGGTCAGCAAGCAGCTTTTGAGCTGAAACAAAGAGTGGTTCTTGCGCTCAACAAGCTTGCAGATAGGGACACTTGTCAAATTGGGGTCGAGGAGCTCGAGAAAACCATTGAATGCTTGCCTCATGATGGAATTTCTCCATTCCTGTCCTGCATATTGGACACAGATTCCGAACAGAAAtgtgctgttcgtaaagaatGCATTCGCCTAATGGGCAAACTGGCAACTTTTCACGAGATTCTGGTGGCACCTCATCTTGGCAGGATGGTAGCTAGCATTGTTAAAAGGTTAAAGGATACCGATTCTGCTGTGAGAGATGTGTGTGTAGAAACAGTGGGTATCTTGGCATCCAAATTGAGTGGTAATAGGGTTGAAACTGATAACATTTTTGTCGTGCTAGTCAGGCCACTTTTTGAAGCTCTGGGTGAGCAGAACAAGCAAGTGCAATCTGGATCAGCATTGTGTTTGTCGAGGGTCATTGACAATATTCATGATCCTCCATCCTTGGTTTTGCAGAAGATGTTGGCAAGAACAGTCAAGTTGACGAAAAATCCACATTTCATGGCAAAACCAGCAGTCATTGAGTTGAACCGGAGTATCATTCTG GCTGGGGGTGCTCCTACACCTAGTTCACTGAGTGCTGCTCTGACAAGCATCCAAGAAGCCATGAAGAACAGCGAATGGGCAACTCGTAAAGCGGCCTGCACTGCGCTAGGAGATATAGCTTCTTGTTTAGTATCTTCCTTGGGCACATTTCGTAACACTGTCATCTGTTGTCTTGAATCATGTCGTTTTGACAAG GTGAAACCAGTAAGGGACGCAGCTTTGCAGGCCTTGCAACTCTGGAAAAATCTTCCTGGTTTGGTAACACCAGAACCTTCTGAAGCTGGATCTTCTGTCAAAG GTTCTTCCTACACATCTGACTATGGTGATGTTACCAGTTCCAGTGGCTCAAAGCTAAAGGATATTAAACAGATGAGACCTGCTTGTGAATTGGCTAAGAAAAGAGTTCCTCTATCATCCCAAACAGCTGGAGGAACTAACATTGAGAAATCTCAGCAATCTGGAACAAATGACTGGCAAATAGAAATTGCAATTCCAaagaatcaaaatctttcagtatCAGAGAACCAGTATGATGAATCTGAGGGTAGCTCTGTTACAAAGAGAtgcgaaaatatttttacggATGTTAGTAGTACTAAAAATATTGGATATAATTACGTAGAACTTGATGACAAGCAGGAATTTTCTTCCGCGTCCACTCTTTTCACGGAAAGCATCAAATCAAAGGTTGTTCCTATCCATTGTGATGCTTTTGATGATGCCTGTTTGGTAAATTCAACTGGAACTAGACAAAGGTTTGCAAATGATGAAGCTAGTATCGAAGAGCAAAGATACTTGACGAAAGTGCATGATCGTACGAGCTTAGATTCCACGGTTACAGAATCTACTTCGCAAATTATGCTTGGTTGTTGCTTAAAAACTGAAAAAGATTTGATGCTCATCAGAAAGCAGCTTTTGGAGATTGAAAATAAGCAAtcaaatttgattgatatgGTAAAG GCATTTACAACCACCATAACGGATGGCATGTCCGTGGTACAGTTGAAAGTGTCAAATCTTGAATTAGTGGTTGACAAAATAGCACAAGGACTTGTTCATGGAGGAAGATATTCAGATGTGCTGGCGACCAAAGTTGTGAAAAGTAGTCCTAGCATTGTTTCCCCCAGATTTTCTGGGAGCACCCCCAGGGCCTCTGTCGAGAGTAATGGGCATCCTCCATTACCTCCAACTAAACATGCAGGAATATGGGAGAACACATTTATCAGGGGGAGATCAAATGGTTATGGGAAACACAACTCAGACATATGGGCTGATGCTACTCCTAAGCTAAGCAACAAATCTTTTGGTAAAAGCAGCACCCCTGCAAGTTTTTCTTCAGAAATTTATGAAGGCCAAACACGAATGAAAAGCAATATCTTTGATTCAAGTCCCTGCATCAAGTCAAGACTAAATAAACTGGAAGCTAAGAAGAACCCGCGGAAAGTAATCAATGATTACATCTTGGACAGGGATCTTGACTTTGCATATGAAGAAGCTCTTTGTTCAAGGAACGAATTCCTTTTGTTTGAGCTCCTAGATAAAACAGGTCCAGTTCTTGAAAATTTATCTCAAAAGACTGGAAATGAGCTACTAAGCACATTGGCAAAGTTCTTATTGAAGCAAAGATTTGTGAATTCTATTATTCCATGGTTTCAGCAG ctTGTGGACCTCAGTAATATCCATGGACCAACGTACTTGGCGCTCTCTGCAAAATTAAAGCGAGACCTTATAACTTCAATCCAAGAATCTGCGAATGTGGATGGTTTCAAGCCTGCAGAaaggaaatattttattgagCTTGCAAAAATGATGCGTCACATTTGGG GAAATGGACCTTGCCAAAAAATTCACTCGAACATGCTAAAGCGTGATGTTGTGGATTAA
- the LOC140968376 gene encoding protein APEM9-like, translated as MAEIVAQTPTWEEIERAESFLVCCMFDEAASLSSTVLSRCLESCSLGKRGCDVLERDENEWGDMLESAGMVLVQSLKQLQRTSDILNELKLLFRSLAAIPVQVFLTGVCFHMSESPSATVQASLEEFLDHWRYVDDRYYPLPSEEFCASDTERAYFTFSLGVDKYLQVVELYVITLLAMTLKETDLAISWVEKAMLPMEKRQELLRRLNSLSFSMVTSSSQTCASPHLMDEYNTKYDTLQDRQPYNEHLKGFETINLSNGGSTTKEQILKLSRQRAPCMWWFPTINLKFRNTRLSVPSGKIVLAALLMLLYYFARKKHTALKRVLSKKALSMKNALLNLWQLAFSYQVNPLAAIQSLPTSS; from the exons ATGGCCGAAATCGTTGCACAGACTCCAACCTGGGAAGAAATTGAACGCGCAGAGAG TTTTCTTGTTTGTTGTATGTTCGATGAAGCGGCGTCGTTATCTTCCACTGTTTTGAGTCGATGTCTTGAAAGTTGTAGTCTTGGAAAAAGGGGCTGCGATGTTTTGGAGAGAGATGAAAACGAGTGGGGTGATATGCTGGAATCAGCAGGCATGGTTCTTGTGCAGTCCTTGAAGCAACTGCAAAG GACTTCTGATATACTGAACGAACTCAAATTGTTATTTCGTTCGCTCGCAGCCATTCCTGTTCAAGTTTTCCTGACCGG GGTGTGTTTTCACATGTCAGAAAGTCCCTCAGCTACTGTTCAAGCCTCTCTTGAGGAATTTCTTGACCACTGGAGATATGTGGATGATCGATATTATCCCCTCCCGAGTGAAGAATTTTGTGCTTCTGACACAGAAAGAGCTTACTTTACTTTTTCTCTTGGAGTTGACAAATATTTACAAGTTGTTGAGCTCTACGTGATAACACTTCTTGCCATGACTTTAAAGGAAACAGATCTAGCCATCTCTTGGGTGGAGAAAGCTATGCTGCCCATGGAGAAGCGTCAG GAACTTTTGAGGAGATTGAATTCACTGAGTTTTTCTATGGTCACAAGTTCATCCCAAACTTGTGCATCACCTCATCTTATGGATGAATATAATACCAAATATGACACTTTACAAGATCGACAGCCATATAATGAACATCTGAAAGGATTTGAAACCATAAATCTTTCCAACGGAGGGAGTACAACAAAAGAACAAATCTTGAAATTGTCTCGACAAAGAGCTCCGTGCATGTGGTGGTTTCCTACCATCAATTTAAAGTTCCGAAATACTCGATTATCTGTACCAAGTGGGAAAATTGTACTTGCTGCGCTGTTAATGCTTTTGTATTATTTCGCAAGGAAAAAGCATACTGCTTTGAAGAG GGTCCTTAGCAAGAAAGCTCTGTCCATGAAAAACGCTTTATTGAACTTGTGGCAACTTGCATTCTCATACCAGGTGAACCCTCTAGCTGCTATTCAATCCCTTCCCACTTCAAGCTGA
- the LOC140968375 gene encoding pollen receptor-like kinase 4: MARKGRFPSGGMALFLAILLQFVSSSCESDVEILRKFKESLKNADALANWDGSKPPCNGDHEEWQGVLCENGFVWGLQLENMGLGGVIDVDVLVELRNLRTLSLMNNNFNGNLPNFTKLGSLKSIFLSNNKFYGEIPSNTFNGMLSLKKIHLANNKFSGSIPESLTTLPRLMELMLENNEFEGTIPHFPQIDRLKVFDVSNNQLVGEIPRTLSHMNPSAFSGNENLCGQPLKPCRAKGNLSIGTIIILSILVAAALAALVAVVIILRHNRTPQESDQTPSITSLNRMEEGQSTVAVVGSSPPDQSKKSDQSVRLTFLKESNDRFDMTDLLKASAEILGSGIFGSTYKAALNDGKVVVVKRFRHMNNLNREEFNEHMRRLGRLNHPNLLPIVAFYYRKEEKLLVSEFMDNVSLSVHLHGNRSRGHPSPDWPTRLNIVKGIVRGLSYLYDQLPSLTAPHGHLKSSNVVLDKSFNPILNDYGLVPLITQEHAQEHMISYKSPEYKRSGRVTKKTDIWSLGILILEILTGRFPSNFLQQGKRSDTDLATWVESVLRDDSSSVDVFDKEMGTNKQCEGEMMKLLKIGLNCCDAEVEKRPDIKEVELKIEEIKEKEGDDDFYSSYTSEADTKSSKGLSNDNIHATS, encoded by the exons ATGGCTCGAAAAGGACGCTTTCCCTCGGGTGGCATGGCGCTTTTTCTAGCCATCTTGTTGCAATTTGTCTCATCTTCATGTGAGTCAGATGTCGAAATCTTGCGCAAGTTCAAGGAATCCCTCAAGAATGCTGATGCGTTGGCCAACTGGGACGGTTCCAAACCGCCCTGCAACGGGGACCATGAAGAATGGCAGGGAGTGTTGTGTGAGAATGGATTTGTTTGGGGGCTTCAGCTTGAGAATATGGGATTAGGCGGTGTCATTGATGTGGATGTCCTCGTAGAGTTGAGAAATTTGAGGACTTTAAGCCTAATGAACAATAACTTTAATGgaaatttaccaaattttacTAAACTTGGTTCCCTTAAAAGCATTTTCTTGTCCAATAACAAGTTCTACGGGGAGATTCCATCAAATACTTTTAATGGGATGCTGTCATTGAAGAAAATACATTTGGCTAACAATAAGTTTTCTGGTTCAATTCCTGAATCATTGACTACATTGCCGAGGTTGATGGAGTTGATGCTCGAAAACAATGAATTTGAGGGAACAATACCTCATTTTCCGCAAATTGACAGGTTGAAAGTGTTCGATGTATCAAACAATCAATTGGTTGGGGAGATTCCTCGTACCCTCAGTCACATGAACCCTTCTGCATTTTCTG GTAATGAAAATCTATGTGGGCAGCCACTGAAACCCTGCCGTGCAAAAGGTAATCTGTCCATCGGCACAATAATCATCCTCTCGATACTTGTGGCTGCAGCATTAGCAGCACTTGTAGCAGTGGTCATTATTCTGCGTCACAACAGAACGCCACAAGAATCCGATCAGACACCATCTATCACCAGTTTAAACAGAATGGAAGAAGGTCAATCTACTGTTGCTGTTGTAGGATCATCACCGCCTGATCAGTCCAAGAAATCTGATCAGAGTGTAAGGCTAACCTTTTTGAAAGAATCCAATGACAGATTTGACATGACAGATTTACTCAAGGCCTCGGCCGAGATCCTAGGCAGTGGGATCTTTGGGTCGACTTACAAAGCCGCTTTGAATGATGGGAAAGTTGTGGTTGTCAAAAGATTCAGGCATATGAATAATTTGAACAGAGAGGAGTTCAATGAGCACATGAGAAGATTGGGTCGATTGAATCATCCGAACTTACTTCCGATCGTCGCATTCTATTACAGGAAAGAGGAGAAGCTCTTGGTATCCGAGTTCATGGACAATGTCAGCCTTTCTGTTCATCTTCACG GCAACCGATCTCGTGGCCATCCATCTCCCGACTGGCCAACCCGATTGAATATCGTTAAAGGAATAGTCAGAGGTCTGTCATACCTCTACGACCAGCTCCCGAGTTTAACAGCACCACATGGTCACTTAAAATCCTCGAACGTAGTCCTCGACAAGTCTTTCAATCCGATCCTCAACGACTATGGGCTCGTCCCGTTGATCACTCAAGAACACGCGCAAGAACACATGATCTCCTACAAGTCACCCGAGTACAAGCGCAGTGGCCGTGTCACGAAGAAAACTGACATATGGAGTCTCGGAATCCTAATCCTGGAAATCTTGACCGGAAGATTCCCATCCAATTTCTTGCAGCAAGGCAAAAGGAGCGACACGGACTTGGCTACGTGGGTGGAATCCGTTTTACGAGACGACAGCAGCAGCGTGGACGTGTTTGATAAGGAAATGGGGACGAACAAACAATGTGAAGGAGAGATGATGAAGCTGTTGAAAATTGGATTGAACTGCTGTGATGCAGAAGTTGAGAAGAGACCTGACATTAAAGAAGTAGAGCTGAAGATCGAAGAAATCAAGGAGAAGGAAGGTGATGATGATTTCTATTCCTCGTACACAAGTGAAGCTGACACTAAATCCTCAAAAGGGTTGTCCAATGATAACATTCATGCCACATCTTAA